One stretch of Sinomonas terrae DNA includes these proteins:
- a CDS encoding GntR family transcriptional regulator, translated as MILTVDLDSELPIYQQLRDQIVEAIAEGVLIEGSSLPATRALAADFGINFHTVNKAYDLLRQQGLIRLNRKTGAVVTPTVATPPFLAEWTARARTLLAEAVARGLPAEEILEACRSVLDSFGSAQPEEMP; from the coding sequence ATGATCCTCACAGTAGACCTTGACAGCGAGTTGCCGATCTATCAGCAGCTTCGCGACCAGATCGTGGAGGCGATCGCCGAGGGCGTGCTGATTGAGGGCAGCTCGCTGCCGGCCACCAGGGCGCTTGCTGCGGACTTCGGGATCAACTTCCACACCGTGAACAAGGCCTACGACCTCCTGCGCCAGCAGGGCCTGATTCGGCTCAACCGCAAGACCGGTGCGGTGGTGACCCCTACGGTCGCGACTCCGCCGTTCCTCGCAGAGTGGACCGCTAGGGCACGGACCCTGCTCGCTGAGGCCGTCGCCAGAGGATTGCCAGCCGAGGAAATTCTCGAGGCCTGCCGATCCGTGCTCGATTCGTTCGGTTCCGCCCAGCCGGAGGAGATGCCATGA
- a CDS encoding dihydrofolate reductase family protein, translating into MHYLEAASSSAEPFVPLMGEGNKFVKLTISLQVTLDGVAQANGGNNEEMDPGFTRGGWALPLNDGEAVQYILDTWRRPDAFLLGRRTYGLFETYWGARSDDGSFGEAISSKPKYLVSTTVADPTWEGTTIISGDVAARVRELKAQPGGELLVVGSTALARWLLENELVDELNLVQFPVIVGEGERLFPEKGLDFALGLIDSRVFGTGIVALTYRVGGRPQYA; encoded by the coding sequence ATGCACTACCTTGAGGCGGCGTCGTCATCGGCGGAGCCGTTCGTCCCATTGATGGGAGAGGGGAACAAGTTCGTGAAACTCACTATCAGCCTTCAAGTCACTCTCGATGGCGTTGCCCAGGCGAACGGCGGCAACAACGAGGAGATGGACCCCGGATTCACCCGGGGCGGCTGGGCCCTCCCGCTCAACGACGGCGAGGCCGTGCAGTACATCCTCGACACGTGGCGGCGACCCGACGCGTTCCTGCTCGGTCGGAGGACGTACGGCCTGTTCGAGACATACTGGGGTGCACGCAGCGACGACGGAAGCTTCGGCGAGGCGATCAGCTCCAAGCCGAAGTACCTGGTCTCCACCACCGTGGCCGACCCGACCTGGGAGGGGACCACGATCATCTCCGGCGATGTCGCAGCCCGCGTGCGCGAGCTCAAGGCACAGCCCGGCGGAGAGCTGCTCGTGGTGGGCAGTACGGCGCTCGCGCGCTGGCTGCTCGAGAACGAGCTGGTGGACGAGCTGAATCTGGTCCAGTTCCCGGTGATTGTCGGCGAGGGCGAACGCCTGTTCCCCGAGAAGGGCCTCGACTTCGCACTCGGCCTGATCGACTCCCGCGTGTTCGGTACGGGCATCGTGGCCCTCACGTACCGCGTGGGGGGTCGCCCCCAGTACGCCTGA
- a CDS encoding uridine kinase, which translates to MPSYAPLTPDALVSMVADRCLARAGRTRVAVDGAEAAAPADLAGRIAARLRSTGRPAEVVELKDFLLPASQRLEFGREDPDSYRERWFDFAALAREVLDPLAAPGAAQWLPRLRDPETDRSVRAQRQPAPGGLVLLVAGPMLLGRWLDFDLSVALRVDERVLRERTPAGLAFTVDGVLEHDRENREEPDILVRYNHPERPAVAVTV; encoded by the coding sequence GTGCCCTCATACGCCCCGCTGACACCCGACGCACTGGTGTCCATGGTTGCCGACCGCTGCCTGGCGCGCGCGGGCCGGACCCGGGTCGCCGTCGACGGCGCTGAAGCGGCGGCCCCAGCCGATCTCGCAGGGAGAATCGCCGCGAGACTGCGCTCAACCGGCCGACCCGCAGAGGTGGTGGAACTGAAGGATTTCCTGCTGCCGGCCTCCCAACGGCTGGAGTTCGGCCGCGAGGACCCCGACAGCTACCGGGAACGCTGGTTCGACTTCGCCGCGCTGGCCCGCGAGGTGCTGGACCCACTCGCCGCACCTGGAGCAGCGCAGTGGCTGCCCCGGCTGCGCGACCCGGAAACCGACCGCTCGGTCCGCGCCCAGCGACAGCCGGCGCCTGGCGGCCTGGTCCTGCTGGTGGCGGGGCCCATGCTGCTGGGCCGCTGGCTGGACTTCGACCTGTCCGTCGCTTTACGGGTCGATGAGCGCGTGCTCCGCGAACGCACGCCAGCGGGCCTCGCTTTCACCGTGGACGGCGTCCTCGAGCACGATAGAGAAAACCGCGAGGAACCGGACATCCTGGTGCGGTACAACCATCCGGAACGGCCCGCCGTCGCGGTTACCGTTTGA
- a CDS encoding cold-shock protein, which translates to MATGTVKWFNSEKGYGFIAPDDGSDDLFAHFSEIDARGFRSLEEGQKVEYEVGQGQKGPQAQKIRPL; encoded by the coding sequence ATGGCTACAGGCACCGTGAAGTGGTTCAACTCCGAGAAGGGCTACGGCTTCATCGCTCCCGACGACGGCTCGGATGACCTCTTCGCCCATTTCTCGGAGATCGATGCGCGCGGCTTCCGCTCGCTCGAGGAGGGCCAGAAGGTCGAATACGAGGTCGGCCAGGGCCAGAAGGGGCCCCAGGCCCAGAAGATCCGCCCCCTCTGA